In Cyclopterus lumpus isolate fCycLum1 chromosome 9, fCycLum1.pri, whole genome shotgun sequence, a single genomic region encodes these proteins:
- the med22 gene encoding mediator of RNA polymerase II transcription subunit 22 isoform X1, whose amino-acid sequence MATQRVLPQSKESLLQNYNKRLKDDIRSILDNLTEIIKTAKIEDETQVARATQAEQDHYEMHVRAANIVRAGESLMKLVSDLKQFLILNDFPSVNDAISLQNQQLRSLQEECDKKLTSLRDEIAIDLYELEEEYYSSSYSQWDSTDLPLYEAYRRRDSWASPGSSCSSTQGDREDVEGPPSQETNPQHHLNGHGTSSIEKL is encoded by the exons ATGGCGACTCAGAGGGTGCTGCCTCAAAGCAAAGAGTCTCTGCTGCAGAACTACAACAAGAGGCTGAAAGACGACATCCGGTCCATTCTGGACAACTTGACAGAAATTATCAAAACAGCAAAG ATAGAGGATGAGACGCAGGTGGCCAGAGCGACCCAAGCAGAGCAGGACCATTATGAAATGCACGTGAGAGCTGCCAACATT GTACGAGCTGGCGAGTCCCTGATGAAGCTGGTGTCCGATCTGAAGCAGTTCCTGATTCTGAATGACTTTCCCTCGGTGAACGACGCCATCAGCCTCCAGAACCAGCAGCTCCGCTCGCTGCAGGAGGAGTGTGACAAGAAACTCACCTCACTCCGTGACGAGATCGCCATCGACCTGTATGAGCTAGAGGAAGAATATTACTCCTCCAG CTACAGTCAGTGGGACAGCACTGATCTGCCACTGTACGAGGCCTACCGCCGACGAGACAGTTGGGCCTCGccaggcagcagctgcagctctacCCAGGGCGACCGAGAGGATGTGGAGGGACCTCCTTCTCAGGAGACAAACCCCCAGCACCACCTCAACGGACACGGAACTTCCTCTATAGAGAAGCTGTGA
- the med22 gene encoding mediator of RNA polymerase II transcription subunit 22 isoform X2, which translates to MATQRVLPQSKESLLQNYNKRLKDDIRSILDNLTEIIKTAKIEDETQVARATQAEQDHYEMHVRAANIVRAGESLMKLVSDLKQFLILNDFPSVNDAISLQNQQLRSLQEECDKKLTSLRDEIAIDLYELEEEYYSSRYK; encoded by the exons ATGGCGACTCAGAGGGTGCTGCCTCAAAGCAAAGAGTCTCTGCTGCAGAACTACAACAAGAGGCTGAAAGACGACATCCGGTCCATTCTGGACAACTTGACAGAAATTATCAAAACAGCAAAG ATAGAGGATGAGACGCAGGTGGCCAGAGCGACCCAAGCAGAGCAGGACCATTATGAAATGCACGTGAGAGCTGCCAACATT GTACGAGCTGGCGAGTCCCTGATGAAGCTGGTGTCCGATCTGAAGCAGTTCCTGATTCTGAATGACTTTCCCTCGGTGAACGACGCCATCAGCCTCCAGAACCAGCAGCTCCGCTCGCTGCAGGAGGAGTGTGACAAGAAACTCACCTCACTCCGTGACGAGATCGCCATCGACCTGTATGAGCTAGAGGAAGAATATTACTCCTCCAGGTACAAGTAG
- the nfu1 gene encoding NFU1 iron-sulfur cluster scaffold homolog, mitochondrial, with product MATYRQVVRLLGISARISRPLTVSGYQSAGLHWPSHNTAVPNRWPQNPHWVVPGRTMFVQTQDTPNPNSLKFLPGRTVLESGTMNFAGPRDAHCSPLARQLFRIEGVKSVFLGPDFITISRSDENMEWKVIKPDVFAAIMDFFTSGLPVVNEDSTPSADTAPSDDDDEVVAMIKELLDTRIRPTVQEDGGDVVYRGFEDGIVKLKLQGSCTSCPSSMVTLKSGIQNMLQFYVPEVESVEQVKDEDEEEAAQV from the exons atggcgaCTTACAGGCAGGTCGTCAGGTTGTTGGGTATTTCAGCAAGGATTTCACGTCC TCTCACAGTCAGTGGCTATCAGAGCGCCGGATTACACTGGCCTTCACATAACACAGCAGTCCCAAACAGATGGCCACAAAACCCCCATTGGGTTGTTCCAG GAAGGACAATGTTTGTGCAGACCCAGGACACACCAAATCCAAACAGCCTAAAGTTTCTGCCTGGCCGCACAGTTCTTGAATCCGGGACTATGAATTTTGCAGGCCCTCGGGACGCTCACTGCTCACCCTTAGCCAG ACAGCTATTTAGGATTGAGGGAGTCAAGAGTGTCTTCCTGGGCCCCGACTTTATCACCATATCACGG TCTGATGAAAACATGGAATGGAAAGTTATCAAGCCCGATGTATTTGCTGCCATCATGGATTTTTTCACTTCTGGACTTCCTGTAGTCAATGAGGACAGCACACCTAGTGCAGATACAG CACCatccgatgatgatgatgaagtagTTGCTATGATAAAAGAACTGCTGGATACTCGAATAAG GCCAACAGTGCAGGAAGATGGAGGTGATGTTGTGTATCGGGGGTTTGAGGACGGCATTGTAAAACTGAAGCTGCAGGGCTCCTGCACCAGTTGTCCCAGTTCCATGGTTACTTTGAAGAGTGGAATCCAAAACATGCTGCAGTTTTACGTCCCCGAAGTTGAATCAGTGGAGCAG gtaaaggacgaggacgaggaggaggctgcTCAAGTTTGA
- the c9h9orf78 gene encoding telomere length and silencing protein 1 homolog: protein MPSGKNFRRRRDSSDVEEDEITKEVRSKVEEAKELQSLRKRQTGVSVTALLVGEKLPPDAETDNDPFKLKTGGVVDMKKAKDRNRDMTEEETDLNLGTSFSAETNRRDEDADMMKYIETELKKKKGLVEAVEQKVKVKNAEDHLYELPESIRVNSAKKTEEMLSNQMLSGIPEVDLGIDAKIKNIIQTEDAKAKLLAEQRNKKKDQGTSFVPTNIAVNYVQHNRFYREDVNAPQRHHRHREEPKARPLRVGDTEKPGPEVSTPANFRKRPNNEKATDDYHYEKFKKMNRRY from the exons ATGCCGTCTGGCAAAAACTTCAGGCGGAGAAGGGACTCGtcagatgtggaggaggatgagataACTAAAGAAGTCAG ATCAAAAGTAGAAGAGGCAAAAGAGCTACAGAGTTTGCGGAAACGACAGACCGGAGTCAG tGTGACCGCCCTGTTGGTTGGGGAGAAACTGCCACCAGATGCTGAAACTGAT AATGACCCTTTCAAACTGAAGACTGGAGGAGTTGTCGATATGAAGAAAGCCAAAGACAGGAATAGGGACAT gacagaagaggagacagacttGAACCTTGGCACTTCCTTTTCTGCGGAAACTAACAGAAGAGATGAAGATGCGGACAT GATGAAATATATCGAGACagaactgaaaaagaaaaaggggttGGTGGAAGCCGTGGAACAGAAAGTTAAGGTGAAAAATGCAGAGGACCACCTGTATGAGCTGCCTGAGAGCATCCGAGTCAATTCTGccaagaagacagaggagatgTTGTCCAATCAGATGCTGAGTGGGATCCCTGAAGTCGATCTCGGCATTGA CGCAAAGATAAAGAACATTATCCAGACGGAGGATGCAAAAGCCAAGCTTCTAGCAGAACAAAGGAACAAGAAAAAAGACCAAGGCACATCATTTGTACCCACCAACATCGCCGTCAACTACGTCCAACACAACCGCT TCTATCGTGAGGATGTTAACGCACCACAGAGGCACCACAGACACCGAGAAGAGCCCAAAGCCAGGCCGCTGCGTGTGGGGGACACAGAGAAACCGGGTCCAGAGG TTTCAACACCAGCCAACTTCCGTAAACGTCCAAACAACGAAAAGGCAACAGATGACTACCATTATGAGAAGTTCAAGAAGATGAATCGCCGATATTAA